A single window of Metallosphaera hakonensis JCM 8857 = DSM 7519 DNA harbors:
- a CDS encoding phosphoribosylformylglycinamidine synthase subunit PurS, protein MMYSVELIVINKEGVRDPEGETLKRYVIDSTLPGKVLDARVGKIIIMKINASSKEEAEDLARRLAEQRRLYNPIVHKIRVRAERVEDSNN, encoded by the coding sequence CTGATGTATTCGGTGGAACTGATTGTAATCAATAAGGAAGGTGTCAGGGATCCCGAGGGGGAAACTCTCAAGCGTTACGTGATTGACTCCACTCTCCCTGGAAAGGTATTAGACGCCAGGGTGGGAAAGATAATCATCATGAAAATAAATGCCTCCTCAAAGGAAGAGGCCGAAGACCTTGCCAGGAGATTAGCCGAGCAAAGGAGACTGTACAATCCCATAGTTCACAAGATAAGGGTGAGGGCGGAAAGGGTTGAGGACAGCAATAATTAA
- the metG gene encoding methionine--tRNA ligase subunit beta, which produces MEITIDDFQKVEMKVGIVTEAERIEGTRLLKLKVSLGEEIRQIISGIAEYYTPEQMVNKRVIVLVNLKPRVIRGYESQGMILAAGCKEDEQKGIKPVLLVPDGEVPQGTRIC; this is translated from the coding sequence ATGGAAATAACAATCGATGATTTCCAAAAGGTGGAGATGAAGGTAGGAATAGTAACTGAGGCGGAGAGAATAGAAGGAACCAGGCTCTTGAAGCTGAAAGTGAGCTTGGGAGAGGAAATTAGACAAATCATATCTGGGATAGCGGAGTATTATACCCCGGAACAGATGGTTAACAAGAGGGTAATAGTATTGGTTAACTTGAAACCTAGAGTCATAAGAGGATACGAAAGCCAAGGGATGATACTGGCGGCTGGATGTAAGGAGGACGAACAAAAGGGCATTAAGCCTGTCCTTCTCGTTCCAGATGGGGAAGTCCCCCAAGGTACTAGAATATGTTAA
- the purC gene encoding phosphoribosylaminoimidazolesuccinocarboxamide synthase — MEKISEGKTKEVFLLDNDHVLLRFKDSVTAGDGAKTDVIEGKGILNAQTSALIFRLLEREGIETHYVGMKDERTIIAKRLTMVPVEVVLRNFATGSIVKRLPISEDEVFDPPIVEFFLKDDARHDPLLNYHHMRHLKLMNEVEAKEIEEVMIKVNEVLRAIVVRLGLKLYDFKLEFGRRDGRLIVGDEITLDSMRVRDPNTGRIMDKDLYRKGYPLDQVKASYEEFLEKLRSVA, encoded by the coding sequence ATGGAGAAGATTTCTGAGGGAAAAACTAAGGAAGTTTTCCTCCTTGATAACGATCACGTTTTACTCAGATTCAAGGACTCCGTAACTGCCGGGGACGGGGCTAAGACCGATGTAATTGAAGGAAAGGGTATCCTCAATGCCCAAACTTCGGCTCTAATATTTAGACTTCTAGAAAGGGAGGGGATAGAGACCCATTACGTGGGAATGAAAGACGAGAGAACCATTATTGCTAAGAGGTTAACCATGGTACCTGTTGAGGTGGTTCTGAGAAATTTCGCAACTGGGAGCATCGTCAAGAGGTTGCCAATAAGTGAGGATGAGGTCTTTGACCCTCCCATAGTTGAATTCTTCTTGAAGGACGACGCTAGACATGATCCTTTGCTCAATTATCATCACATGAGGCATCTTAAACTCATGAACGAAGTTGAGGCCAAGGAAATTGAGGAAGTAATGATCAAGGTAAATGAAGTACTCAGGGCGATCGTGGTGAGGCTGGGGCTTAAGCTCTATGATTTCAAGCTCGAGTTCGGAAGAAGAGACGGGAGACTTATTGTAGGTGACGAGATCACCCTTGATTCCATGAGGGTAAGAGATCCCAACACAGGGAGAATTATGGATAAGGACCTTTACAGGAAAGGATATCCCCTAGATCAAGTAAAGGCATCATATGAGGAATTTCTCGAAAAACTGAGGTCGGTAGCCTGA
- a CDS encoding NOG1 family protein has translation MLNPFEKIKIPPRIEDFIESESGRLRSIGGKSIREREIRRLRDYRERIDAYLQFVRSFPRVNQLHPFYRTSLEIASGSLDRVRICLSVIARNAVLAQRILAKYEDMIRRSPEERANLLMRSGFGRASSILRRSRDCVDWISKVSSELSKGKAIDPELPTIIVAGPPNAGKSTLVSKISSAKPEIANYPFTTKEIHVGHINCGVKVQVIDTPGILDRPDQERNVIEKKAVNALRNLEGLIIFLFDISQAPVYGAKEQLNLLREVKSLGKPLLVAFNKADVANEDIRKEILSKVDDKVLEISSEKGVGLDQLKGEIYNWLKSISQDPSALLDCGDIYIDPGRGPNHR, from the coding sequence ATGTTAAATCCATTCGAGAAAATCAAGATACCTCCCAGAATTGAGGACTTCATTGAGTCCGAATCAGGCAGGTTAAGATCAATAGGTGGAAAATCAATTAGGGAGAGGGAGATAAGACGACTTAGGGACTACAGGGAGAGGATCGATGCCTACCTTCAGTTCGTGAGGTCTTTCCCCCGAGTGAATCAACTACATCCTTTTTACAGGACTTCACTGGAAATCGCTTCGGGTTCACTGGACAGGGTGAGGATATGCCTCTCCGTCATAGCGCGAAACGCGGTTTTAGCTCAGCGTATATTGGCAAAATACGAGGATATGATACGGAGAAGTCCAGAGGAGAGAGCGAACCTTCTAATGAGATCTGGCTTTGGTAGAGCCTCCTCTATTCTCAGGAGGTCTAGGGATTGCGTGGACTGGATATCCAAAGTATCAAGCGAACTCTCCAAGGGTAAAGCAATAGACCCAGAGTTACCCACAATCATAGTGGCGGGACCTCCCAACGCGGGCAAGTCGACCCTTGTATCTAAGATATCCTCAGCCAAACCTGAAATCGCCAACTATCCATTTACTACAAAGGAGATCCACGTCGGTCATATTAATTGCGGTGTTAAGGTTCAAGTGATTGACACTCCTGGAATCCTCGACAGACCTGATCAGGAACGTAACGTCATAGAAAAGAAAGCGGTCAACGCATTGAGGAATCTGGAGGGCTTAATCATTTTTCTTTTTGACATTTCCCAAGCACCTGTCTACGGTGCCAAGGAACAACTGAATCTACTAAGGGAAGTTAAGTCCTTGGGCAAGCCCCTACTGGTGGCGTTTAACAAGGCTGACGTTGCGAACGAGGACATTAGAAAGGAAATACTCTCTAAGGTTGATGACAAGGTCCTCGAGATCAGCTCCGAGAAGGGGGTAGGTCTGGACCAACTTAAAGGGGAGATTTATAATTGGCTTAAATCAATATCTCAAGATCCAAGTGCGCTACTGGATTGTGGAGATATTTACATCGATCCAGGGAGAGGGCCTAATCATAGGTAA
- the purQ gene encoding phosphoribosylformylglycinamidine synthase I, with the protein MRTAIIKFPGTTCETDVLKALRAVGAEAEVVLFNRFDPDKYQGVVIPGGFSFGDYLRAGAIAANSETMRGVREMADQGKLVLGICNGFQILVESGLLKGALLPNLGLRFITRWVRVMVRRKDTPFTKDSKDVLYMPIAHAEGRYFLDDEETASKLSVFQYVDEKGDPTVEANPNGSILNIAGISNEAGNVLGLMPHPERAAFSTISPDGSSDGLEILKVFAK; encoded by the coding sequence TTGAGGACAGCAATAATTAAGTTCCCGGGTACAACCTGTGAAACTGATGTGCTAAAGGCACTCAGAGCGGTTGGTGCTGAGGCCGAGGTTGTTCTATTCAATAGATTTGACCCAGACAAATATCAGGGTGTGGTTATCCCAGGAGGCTTCAGCTTCGGTGATTACCTTAGGGCAGGGGCCATAGCGGCCAACAGCGAGACAATGAGAGGAGTAAGGGAAATGGCCGACCAAGGCAAATTGGTTCTTGGAATTTGCAACGGTTTTCAGATTCTTGTTGAGTCTGGGCTCCTAAAGGGGGCGTTACTTCCCAATCTAGGCTTAAGGTTTATAACAAGGTGGGTTAGGGTTATGGTCAGAAGAAAGGACACGCCGTTCACTAAGGATAGCAAAGACGTTCTTTATATGCCCATAGCTCACGCTGAGGGAAGGTACTTCCTAGATGACGAGGAGACTGCGTCTAAGTTGTCAGTGTTCCAATACGTCGATGAGAAGGGAGATCCCACTGTGGAAGCTAATCCAAACGGATCGATCCTAAATATAGCTGGGATCTCCAATGAGGCCGGAAACGTTCTGGGATTAATGCCTCATCCCGAGAGGGCAGCGTTTTCCACGATTTCCCCTGACGGATCCTCAGACGGCTTGGAGATATTGAAGGTGTTCGCGAAATGA